One region of Juglans regia cultivar Chandler chromosome 4, Walnut 2.0, whole genome shotgun sequence genomic DNA includes:
- the LOC109004716 gene encoding lysine-specific demethylase JMJ18-like translates to MEQLKLTAESHVKEITARWDPVHACRPTIDEAPVFYPTIEEFEDTLGYITKIRPKAEPYGICRIVPPSSWIPPCPLKERDIWDRVKFSTRIQQVDLLQNREPMRKKGRGRKRKRRKHSRMGTSRGRTNSDSEANVAFESDEKFGFQSGSDFTLADFQRYADAFKECYFGLKGAKEDLNSSETEEKKGWDLSVEDIEGEYWRIVEQPTDEVEVYYGADLETGAFGSGFPKVSSVVSKIDSDRYAMSGWNLNNLPRLPGSVLSFEESDISGVLVPWLYVGMCFSSFCWHVEDHHLYSLNYLHWGEPKMWYGVPGSHASTLENAMRKHLPDLFEEQPDLLNELVTQLSPSVLRSEGVPVYRAVQHSGEFILTFPRAYHSGFNCGFNCAEAVNVAPVDWLVHGQTAVELYSEQCRKTSISHDKLLLGSALEAVQALWELSIMGKETAKNLRWKGLCGKDGVLTNAVKTRVKMEKERLDNLHSQLKLQKMERDFDVEKERECSSCYYDLHLSAASCKCSPDQFSCLKHANHFCSCEIDNRFVLLRYSMSELNTLVDALEGSVDAIKVWPSDARKAICVAKPDIKSDTYGTKSYDQKESLSFCLETEEKLNLNVPCTSYSLRFSEVIQSESQHGSFSVCTSHMSIDSQNKIMNDKTVVMNGEGKVEQDCCIDLNLNIMCDDHESGLLRTSDSHNSKAVTNGETSMSNCKQKNVDRSYSARELDKVQHDSIYNPSVCQVLTSRDYPSCSRGIKHTGSVVGNKLFGVDILSLHPHSEVPSDRSLETGIADTLFNGSYPIQQLDPCVEPINLGTLMFGRLWCSKQAIFPKGYRTRVKFFSVLNPTKICSYISEVLDAGFLGPLFKVTLEESPSETFTNFSAEKCWEMVLQRIKNEIIQKSSLGERGQPSLQPLQSVNGLEMFGFLSPRIIQAIEALDPNHRCVEYWNHRCMVPVTLDANKYSWTLSSCTEDRKEKNLAST, encoded by the exons ATGGAACAGTTGAAATTGACTGCAGAATCTCATGTCAAAGAG ATAACAGCTAGATGGGATCCAGTTCATGCATGCCGACCTACCATTGATGAAGCACCTGTATTTTACCCAACTATCGAG GAATTTGAAGATACACTTGGTTACATAACAAAAATACGCCCAAAGGCAGAACCATATGGCATATGTCGGATTGTTCCTCCATCTTCTTGGATTCCACCCTGTCCTCTTAAGGAGAGAGATATATGGGACCGTGTTAAATTTTCTACGCGGATTCAGCAAGTTGACTTGCTTCAAAATAGGGAACCCATGAGAAAGAAAGGCAGAGGCAGGAAGCGAAAACGAAGAAAGCACTCAAGAATGGGAACCAGCAGGGGACGCACAAATTCTGATTCAGAAGCTAATGTTGCTTTTGAGAGTGATGAGAAGTTTGGATTTCAATCAGGATCAGACTTCACACTTGCAGATTTTCAGAGATATGCTGATGCTTTTAAAGAGTGCTATTTTGGGTTAAAGGGTGCTAAAGAGGACTTAAATTCTAGTGAAACTGAAGAGAAAAAAGGATGGGACCTCTCTGTGGAGGATATTGAAGGTGAATACTGGCGGATAGTAGAGCAACCAACAGATGAGGTTGAG GTATACTATGGGGCTGACTTGGAAACAGGAGCATTTGGTAGTGGGTTTCCCAAGGTATCTTCTGTGGTATCCAAAATCGACTCAGATCGATATGCGATGTCTGGTTGGAATCTGAATAACCTACCACGCCTGCCAGGTTCTGTACTAAGTTTTGAAGAAAGTGATATCTCAGGAGTTCTAGTGCCATGGCTCTATGTTGGGATgtgcttttcttctttctgttgG CATGTTGAGGACCATCACCTTTATTCACTAAACTATCTACACTGGGGTGAACCTAAGATGTGGTATGGAGTACCTGGAAGCCATGCTTCCACTTTGGAAAATGCAATGAGAAAGCATTTACCtgatttatttgaagaacagcCAGATTTACTTAATGAACTG GTCACTCAGCTATCTCCTTCGGTTCTAAGATCTGAGGGTGTACCAGTATATCGGGCTGTTCAGCATTCTGGTGAATTCATTCTTACCTTTCCAAGGGCATACCACTCTGGATTTAATTGTGGTTTCAACTGTGCGGAGGCGGTGAATGTGGCCCCTGTTGATTGGTTAGTGCATGGCCAGACTGCAGTGGAGCTTTATAGTGAGCAGTGTCGGAAGACATCGATTTCCCATGACAAATTGCTATTAGGATCTGCTCTGGAAGCTGTACAGGCCCTTTGGGAACTATCCATTATGGGAAAGGAAACTGCCAAAAATTTGAGATGGAAAGGTCTTTGTGGGAAAGATGGGGTACTGACCAATGCAGTCAAG ACAAGGGTAAAGATGGAAAAGGAAAGATTAGATAATCTTCATAGTCAATTGAAGTTGCAAAAGATGGAAAGGGACTTCGAtgtggagaaagagagagaatgctCATCTTGCTATTATGACTTGCACCTATCTGCTGCCAGCTGCAAGTGTTCTCCTGATCAGTTTTCATGTCTTAAACATGCCAACCATTTCTGTTCATGTGAAATAGACAATAGATTTGTGCTTCTGCGCTACTCTATGAGTGAGTTGAACACACTGGTTGACGCATTGGAAGGAAGCGTGGATGCAATAAAAGTATGGCCATCAGATGCTAGAAAGGCCATCTGTGTAGCTAAACCAGATATTAAAAGTGACACATACGGAACCAAGTCTTATGATCAAAAGGAAAGTTTATCTTTTTGCCTGGAAACTGAAGAGAAATTAAACTTAAATGTGCCCTGCACTTCATATAGCCTTCGTTTTTCAGAAGTTATCCAGTCAGAATCTCAGCATGGATCATTTAGTGTATGCACATCTCATATGAGTATAGATAGTCAAAATAAGATCATGAATGACAAAACTGTAGTCATGAACGGTGAAGGTAAGGTGGAGCAGGATTGCTGTATTGATTTGAACCTCAACATTATGTGTGATGACCATGAAAGTGGGCTGCTACGTACATCAGATAGCCATAATAGCAAGGCTGTCACAAATGGGGAGACCTCTATGTCAAAttgcaaacaaaaaaatgttgataGATCATATTCAGCAAGAGAACTAGATAAAGTGCAACATGATAGCATCTACAATCCATCAGTTTGTCAAGTTCTTACAAGCAGAGATTATCCTTCATGTTCGAGAGGTATTAAGCATACTGGTTCAGTTGTAGGTAACAAGCTGTTTGGGGTTGATATTTTATCTTTGCATCCACATTCTGAAGTGCCATCAGACAGATCTTTAGAAACCGGAATTGCGGATACTTTATTCAATGGTAGTTATCCAATACAACAGTTAGATCCTTGTGTTGAGCCTATAAATCTTGGGACACTCATGTTTGGCAGGCTTTGGTGCAGTAAGCAGGCCATATTCCCAAAAG GATATAGGACCCGTGTAAAGTTTTTTAGCGTGCTCAATCCAACAAAAATTTGTAGTTACATATCAGAAGTCCTCGATGCTGGCTTTCTTGGGCCATTGTTTAAG GTTACTTTAGAAGAATCTCCAAGTGAGACATTCACAAACTTCTCAGCAGAAAAGTGCTGGGAAATGGTGCTCCAGAGGATAAAAAACGAAATTATACAAAAGAGCAGCCTAGGGGAACGGGGACAGCCCTCTTTGCAGCCTTTGCAGAGTGTTAATGGGCTTGAAATGTTTGGGTTTCTCTCTCCACGGATTATTCAG GCTATTGAGGCTCTTGATCCCAATCATCGATGTGTGGAGTACTGGAATCACAGATGCATGGTACCTGTGACTTTGGATGCCAATAAGTACTCATGGACATTGAGTTCCTGTACAGAAGACAGGAAGGAAAAAAACTTAGCATCAACTTGA